DNA sequence from the bacterium genome:
ATCGTCGTCTGGTCCAGGCGCAGCGAGCGCTTGACGACGAGCTTGCCGCCTTCGGCCTTGGCGGAGCTCTCGAAGGCGCCGTACTGCCCTTCGACGGCGACCGCGTCGGGCGCCTGCACGTTCGCCGCGCCCGGCGGCAGTTCGATTTCGATCTGGTCCTTCAGCAGGCGCACGGCGCCGAGGTCCACGTCGTTGTAGCGGCCGCTTGCGGCCCAGTCGGCGGCGTCTACGGGATGGAACGGCGAGACGCCGAAGGCGAGACGGCCTCCGACGCGCGCGGCGTAGGCGTCGGCGCGCCACGAAACGACGAACGAGAAGTCGAGCGCGACGCCGTCGAGCGGGCCGCCCGGCTCCACGGCGTCCACCTCGGCCGAGGCGACCGAACCCCAGAGCGTCTCGGCGAGTTGGGGCCGCAATTGGCGTTCGAGCGTTTGCTCGTCGGCGTGGGCCGTCTCCGTGCCTCCGAGGAATTCCTTCAGCAGCTCGCGCCGCTGCACGTCGCTGCGGCCGCGCAGCGCCTGGCGCCAAACGGCGGCGGCGTCGCCGCGGCAGGCGAACGTCGTCTTGGCGGTCAGGGCCCCCGAGGCGTCGAGACGAGCCGTCGTTCTCGTCTCGACGACGTTGTCCGTCGCGAGCGGGGCGGGCAGGCCGATCGGCGTCTTCGTCTTGCCGTCGCCGACGACGGCCGGAACGCCGCGGGCGGCGAACGGCAGCGTGCCGGGGAGCAGCTCCGACGCCGGCGCCCAGAAGACCGGCCCCTTCTCGGTTCCGATCCGCAGGAGAACGTCGTTGTAGAGGTCGAACAGAATCAGCGTCGGCTGCTGCGCGCCGGTCTCGCGGCGGCGGTAGAAGACGGGCGTCGCCTCGACGCCCACTTCGCGCAGCATCGTCATCGCCGTCAGCGCGACGTCGATCGAGGACGCGGCGCCGCCGGCGAGCGTGTCGTCCGCGCTGTTGTACATCTCCGGGGCCCCGTTCTGGACCACGTGGACCCGCGAGGCGAGGGCGGCGCGCACGGCCTCGACCTTCTCGAGCGGCGTCTTGAGATTCTCCGCCGCCTCGCGCGCCAGCTTGCGCGTCTCCGTCGGCTTCTTGCGCTCCCAGACCGTCGCGGAGAAGTCGTAGGCGTCGCTCAGTTCCTTCCACGTCTTCGGCACGAGGCAGGCCCGATCGACGCCGGGGTAGTTGATCGGGACGACGTAGAGGGCGGCCGACATGTCCTCGGACGGCGCGGCGTTCGGCTCGACGGGGATCGGCGCGATGTCGCGGAAGATCCAGACGTAGGCGCGGCTGGGAGCGCCGGCGAGGTTGTCGTTCCGCCCGACGATCACGTCGCCGGCGCTCATCGTGTTGAGCGGAACCATGCGGACTTCGGAACGCCACGCGACCCCGTCCGGCACCTTGTAGACGTAGTGCGCCTCGGCGACGGGAAGCCGTTCGCTCAGCCACTGCGGCGGGACGTAGGGGTTCTGGCAGAGGCTGCCGTAGTCCTCGTTGTCGGTCCAGACGCTGTACATGAGGTCGAGCACCGCCCCGGGCTTGGCCTGCGGGTAGCTGACCGTGAACATCCGGTATCCCTGCGGC
Encoded proteins:
- a CDS encoding DUF3857 domain-containing protein, whose amino-acid sequence is MKLSRLWGGALVCLACAAAFAAEQERYSYRDTILSLASLPPLADADRTGPAPAVAKDAPAVVLLKTRQDEWLRRGALQVHRRIFFRRVKLLTSAGVEQYGSYKFELRDPLFHLEQVDARTVLPDGAVVDAAPNVRREASPQGYRMFTVSYPQAKPGAVLDLMYSVWTDNEDYGSLCQNPYVPPQWLSERLPVAEAHYVYKVPDGVAWRSEVRMVPLNTMSAGDVIVGRNDNLAGAPSRAYVWIFRDIAPIPVEPNAAPSEDMSAALYVVPINYPGVDRACLVPKTWKELSDAYDFSATVWERKKPTETRKLAREAAENLKTPLEKVEAVRAALASRVHVVQNGAPEMYNSADDTLAGGAASSIDVALTAMTMLREVGVEATPVFYRRRETGAQQPTLILFDLYNDVLLRIGTEKGPVFWAPASELLPGTLPFAARGVPAVVGDGKTKTPIGLPAPLATDNVVETRTTARLDASGALTAKTTFACRGDAAAVWRQALRGRSDVQRRELLKEFLGGTETAHADEQTLERQLRPQLAETLWGSVASAEVDAVEPGGPLDGVALDFSFVVSWRADAYAARVGGRLAFGVSPFHPVDAADWAASGRYNDVDLGAVRLLKDQIEIELPPGAANVQAPDAVAVEGQYGAFESSAKAEGGKLVVKRSLRLDQTTIPAEAWFAARPWFRSVAAADEAKALVSVGENR